One genomic window of Salvia miltiorrhiza cultivar Shanhuang (shh) chromosome 4, IMPLAD_Smil_shh, whole genome shotgun sequence includes the following:
- the LOC131023812 gene encoding UPF0548 protein At2g17695-like: MLFLSLYRPSHQEQKKCIKKSGDFNYDTKYKGATAKPASALKQDKDLSDGSFLVNHARVLVGSGHETFERGKSALQNWRHFSLNWAFVDPNTPIESGVKFCVCTKAIFPWLLMPLKVVYVDDSRNERNAVASYGFGSGTLQGHLLAGEECFSITMDEQKDVWYEIRSFSKPANPLSFIGYPYVLLKQKHFARESTLAMQKHLSAKLDDNICKHLCVEQHPEKETMWL; the protein is encoded by the exons ATGCTTTTCCTATCCTTGTACCGTCCATCTCATCAAGAACAGAAGAAATGCATTAAGAA GTCTGGTGACTTTAATTATGACACTAAATATAAAGGTGCTACAGCTAAACCCGCTTCTGCTCTTAAGCAAGACAAGGATCTTTCAGATGGCAGTTTTCTGGTTAACCATGCCAGAGTTTTAGTTGGTTCAGGTCATGAGACGTTTGAGAGAGGCAAAAGTGCTCTTCAGAATTGGAG GCATTTCAGTCTGAACTGGGCATTTGTCGATCCCAACACTCCTATTGAGAGTGGGGTGAAGTTTTGTGTGTGCACAAAAGCGATTTTTCCTTGGCTTCTGATGCCATTAAAAGTTGTTTACGTTGATGACTCCAGGAACGAAAGGAATGCTGTGGCCTCGTATGGTTTTGGTAGCGGAACTCTTCAGGGGCACCTGCTG GCAGGGGAAGAATGCTTCTCAATTACAATGGATGAACAGAAGGATGTGTGGTACGAAATACGTTCATTTTCAAAGCCAGCCAACCCTCTCTCGTTTATTGGATACCCCTATGTACTTCTGAAGCAAAAGCATTTCGCTCGTGAGTCGACCTTGGCAATGCAGAAACATTTATCTGCCAAGCTAGACGATAAT ATATGCAAACATCTTTGCGTAGAACAGCACCCAGAAAAGGAGACAATGTGGCTATGA
- the LOC131023809 gene encoding thiol-disulfide oxidoreductase LTO1-like isoform X2 → MAAKASTSFFSILSSPSSSSSSLFFHRTPFLCPASLSATSLPKFKERIPGLGHVLVTVNCVSERSKQAAEPEPEIAPSPSSESPSSSSVAGADNDADISAYKWIVALGGIGLLETAYLTYLKLTGSDAFCPTGGGSCTTILTSDYSSVFGVPLPLFGMLAYGLVASLGLQLGMEKRTFDTGKSNGEIILVGITTSMAVASAYFLYILSTEFAGESCLYCLASATLSFSLFFITLKRFGLQEIQKILGLQLFVASLVVIALTASYNTAQPGSLSMMETEIPYFETEITKESSPLAIALAKHLHSVGAKLYGAFWCSHCLDQKEIFGREAAKILDYVECFPDGVNKGTKMAQACVDVKLEGFPTWIIDGQVLSGEKQLSELATLSGFGLEDNAETK, encoded by the exons ATGGCGGCCAAGGCGTCGACCAGTTTCTTCAGCATATTATCATctccatcatcttcttcttcttctctgttTTTCCATCGGACTCCATTTCTCTGTCCGGCTTCACTCTCAGCTACTTCGCTTCCCAAATTCAAG GAAAGAATTCCGGGGCTAGGGCACGTGTTGGTTACGGTGAATTGCGTGTCGGAACGTAGCAAACAGGCTGCGGAACCGGAGCCTGAAATAGCTCCCTCGCCGTCGTCGGAATCTCCATCGTCTTCTTCTGTTGCCGGTGCCGATAACGACGCGGACATCTCAGCATACAAATGGATTGTGGCTCTTGGAGGGATTGGATTGCTGGAGACAGCGTATTTGACTTACCTTAAACTCACGGGTTCGGACGCTTTCTGCCCCACGGGTGGAGGCTCGTGCACCACCATCCTGACAAGTGATTACTCCTCCGTTTTTG GTGTTCCTTTGCCATTGTTTGGCATGCTTGCATATGGTTTAGTTGCAAGCCTTGGCTTACAATTGGGTATGGAGAAAAGGACATTTGATACTGGAAAATCTAATGGCGAGATTATCTTAGTTGGAATTACTACCTCGATGGCAGTTGCTAGTGCATATTTCTTGTACATTCTGAGCACTGAGTTTGCTGGAGAGTCGTGTTTATATTGTTTGGCATCTGCAACATTATCCTTCAGCTTATTCTTCATAACACTAAAG AGGTTTGGGCTACaagaaattcaaaaaatattgGGCTTACAGCTATTTGTAGCTAGCTTGGTGGTTATTGCGTTGACTGCATCTTACAATACTGCCCAACCAGGTTCATTAAG CATGATGGAGACTGAAATACCGTACTTTGAAACTGAGATCACAAAAGAGTCAAGTCCTTTGGCCATTGCTCTGGCAAAACATTTACATTCAGTTGGAGCAAAACTATATGGGGCATTCTGGTGTTCACACTGTCTTGATCAGAAAGAG ATTTTTGGGAGGGAAGCAGCAAAAATATTGGATTATGTGGAGTGCTTCCCTGATGGAGTAAACAAAGGAACTAAAATGGCTCAGGCCTGTGTAGATGTTAAACTTGAAGGATTTCCAACCTGGATAATAGACGGTCAG GTTTTGAGTGGAGAAAAGCAGTTATCAGAGCTTGCTACATTATCTGGATTCGGACTTGAAGATAATGCTGAGACTAAATAG
- the LOC131023809 gene encoding thiol-disulfide oxidoreductase LTO1-like isoform X1, whose protein sequence is MAAKASTSFFSILSSPSSSSSSLFFHRTPFLCPASLSATSLPKFKERIPGLGHVLVTVNCVSERSKQAAEPEPEIAPSPSSESPSSSSVAGADNDADISAYKWIVALGGIGLLETAYLTYLKLTGSDAFCPTGGGSCTTILTSDYSSVFGVPLPLFGMLAYGLVASLGLQLGMEKRTFDTGKSNGEIILVGITTSMAVASAYFLYILSTEFAGESCLYCLASATLSFSLFFITLKRFGLQEIQKILGLQLFVASLVVIALTASYNTAQPGSLSMMETEIPYFETEITKESSPLAIALAKHLHSVGAKLYGAFWCSHCLDQKEIFGREAAKILDYVECFPDGVNKGTKMAQACVDVKLEGFPTWIIDGQVNSQSKMPFTLNQRINFFKKLCPVSYSLNLV, encoded by the exons ATGGCGGCCAAGGCGTCGACCAGTTTCTTCAGCATATTATCATctccatcatcttcttcttcttctctgttTTTCCATCGGACTCCATTTCTCTGTCCGGCTTCACTCTCAGCTACTTCGCTTCCCAAATTCAAG GAAAGAATTCCGGGGCTAGGGCACGTGTTGGTTACGGTGAATTGCGTGTCGGAACGTAGCAAACAGGCTGCGGAACCGGAGCCTGAAATAGCTCCCTCGCCGTCGTCGGAATCTCCATCGTCTTCTTCTGTTGCCGGTGCCGATAACGACGCGGACATCTCAGCATACAAATGGATTGTGGCTCTTGGAGGGATTGGATTGCTGGAGACAGCGTATTTGACTTACCTTAAACTCACGGGTTCGGACGCTTTCTGCCCCACGGGTGGAGGCTCGTGCACCACCATCCTGACAAGTGATTACTCCTCCGTTTTTG GTGTTCCTTTGCCATTGTTTGGCATGCTTGCATATGGTTTAGTTGCAAGCCTTGGCTTACAATTGGGTATGGAGAAAAGGACATTTGATACTGGAAAATCTAATGGCGAGATTATCTTAGTTGGAATTACTACCTCGATGGCAGTTGCTAGTGCATATTTCTTGTACATTCTGAGCACTGAGTTTGCTGGAGAGTCGTGTTTATATTGTTTGGCATCTGCAACATTATCCTTCAGCTTATTCTTCATAACACTAAAG AGGTTTGGGCTACaagaaattcaaaaaatattgGGCTTACAGCTATTTGTAGCTAGCTTGGTGGTTATTGCGTTGACTGCATCTTACAATACTGCCCAACCAGGTTCATTAAG CATGATGGAGACTGAAATACCGTACTTTGAAACTGAGATCACAAAAGAGTCAAGTCCTTTGGCCATTGCTCTGGCAAAACATTTACATTCAGTTGGAGCAAAACTATATGGGGCATTCTGGTGTTCACACTGTCTTGATCAGAAAGAG ATTTTTGGGAGGGAAGCAGCAAAAATATTGGATTATGTGGAGTGCTTCCCTGATGGAGTAAACAAAGGAACTAAAATGGCTCAGGCCTGTGTAGATGTTAAACTTGAAGGATTTCCAACCTGGATAATAGACGGTCAGGTAAACTCACAGTCTAAAATGCCTTTTACTTTGAATCAAAGGATAAATTTCTTTAAGAAGCTTTGTCCTGTTTCGTATTCATTGAACTTGGTGTGA
- the LOC131023808 gene encoding cation/H(+) antiporter 1-like translates to MDDGSDCFGRSGEFFNPVLTMGAQVSCLLVISHFFQLLLKPLGQPAPLAQILAGFVLGPSCLSHIDSVRTFFFYNSADYYETMALYARIVIMYLIGLEIDFPYLRRNLRVATVIACGSSFICTIFAIAVTSFIYEETGAQGSTAMMTLTLAIILCNTASPFVTCLAHDLKFANSDLGRLAISSSLVADAYAVFLLIILSTNKRDFGFSDWLVRGILYLIIVITAIFLNINLADWLNRRQRNQKYLKNTELFALIAVLFVAATSLETMGISSIFACFILGALFPRGGKAARTLLIKLSYSVHNFVLPFYFGYSGFKADLTHINSFRYFAVVAIVILLSIGGKVTGTLAACFHLKIPMNEGVLLAFLMNLKGHVDLLALTIGVEDKVMSSQLFCNLMTAAVVINSLIWGPLIAYTVRRESDILGYKHIDFENQCPESELKLLACVHSPRPVVTMIGLIATCKGPDSVAISPYLMHLIELPEKNKTKNLLYHQKAEDELSDDDNYGGNDVVEINETVDIFCAETGVMIRQAKVVAPYATMFADVCEFAEDVRASIIILPFHKHQRIDGKLENGKEGIRITNQKVLLHAKCTVAILIDRGLTAGSMHTSTSGSLHHIAMLFFGGHDDREALGLSKRLGMHHRISLTVIRFLHKSVPTEHVGIDVDHKEEDVLMAIPSHESEADADNTALTDFFNRFVTSGQAGYVMKHVENGEETASALRDMADMYTMFIVGKGSRCNSTLTTGISDWEECPELGRVGDFLASPDFELCGSVLVVQQHRSASADEDQ, encoded by the exons ATGGACGATGGCTCGGATTGTTTCGGCCGGAGCGGAGAATTTTTCAATCCGGTGCTGACGATGGGGGCGCAGGTTTCATGCCTTCTTGTGATCTCCCATTTCTTCCAGCTTCTGCTCAAGCCCTTGGGCCAACCAGCACCCCTCGCGCAAATTCTC GCAGGATTCGTGCTAGGCCCGTCTTGTTTATCACACATAGACAGTGTCAGAACattctttttttataattctGCAGACTACTATGAAACCATGGCACTATATGCTAGGATCGTTATCATGTATCTTATCGGGCTTGAGATAGATTTTCCCTATCTAAGGCGCAACTTGCGAGTAGCAACCGTCATTGCCTGTGGAAGCAGTTTTATCTGTACGATATTTGCCATAGCTGTGACCTCTTTCATATATGAAGAGACGGGAGCTCAAGGTTCTACAGCCATGATGACTTTAACACTAGCAATCATCTTATGCAACACAGCCTCGCCTTTCGTGACTTGCTTGGCACATGACCTTAAGTTTGCAAATTCTGATCTTGGGAGGTTGGCCATATCTTCGTCATTAGTAGCTGATGCATATGCTGTTTTTCTGTTGATTATACTTTCAACAAACAAGCGCGACTTTGGCTTCTCAGATTGGCTTGTCCGGGGAATTCTATATCTCATCATTGTTATAACTGCTATTTTCCTCAACATAAATTTAGCAGATTGGCTGAATAGGAGACAGAGAAACCAAAAGTACCTTAAAAACACCGAGCTTTTTGCTCTTATAGCAGTCTTGTTCGTTGCTGCCACATCTCTTGAGACTATGGGAATCAGCAGCATATTTGCATGTTTCATTCTTGGTGCACTGTTTCCTAGAGGAGGCAAAGCGGCTCGAACTCTCTTGATCAAACTCTCGTATTCAGTCCATAACTTTGTGCTACCGTTTTACTTTGGCTACAGCGGCTTCAAGGCAGATCTCACTCATATAAACAGTTTCCGTTACTTTGCTGTAGTTGCAATTGTTATCCTACTCAGCATTGGGGGGAAAGTAACCGGCACACTCGCTGCTTGCTTCCACCTGAAAATTCCTATGAATGAAGGGGTTCTTCTTGCTTTCTTAATGAACTTGAAAGGTCATGTGGACTTGCTTGCTCTGACCATTGGCGTTGAGGACAAA GTCATGTCCAGCCAACTATTCTGCAATTTGATGACGGCAGCTGTAGTGATCAATTCGTTGATTTGGGGACCCTTGATAGCTTACACGGTAAGAAGAGAGAGTGATATCCTAGGTTATAAGCATATAGATTTCGAAAACCAATGTCCAGAGAGTGAGTTAAAACTGCTGGCTTGTGTACATAGTCCCCGCCCCGTAGTAACCATGATAGGACTGATTGCAACTTGTAAAGGGCCTGATAGTGTTGCTATTTCTCCTTACTTGATGCACCTAATCGAGCTTCCggagaaaaacaaaacaaagaatcTCTTGTACCATCAGAAAGCAGAAGACGAACTCAGTGATGATGACAATTATGGTGGTAACGATGTGGTGGAGATCAACGAAACAGTTGACATCTTTTGTGCTGAGACCGGGGTGATGATTCGTCAAGCTAAAGTTGTAGCACCGTATGCAACTATGTTTGCTGATGTATGTGAATTTGCTGAGGATGTAAGAGCATCTATCATCATTCTACCTTTCCATAAACATCAAAGAATTGATGGGAAATTAGAGAATGGAAAGGAAGGCATAAGGATTACAAATCAAAAGGTCCTCCTTCATGCAAAATGCACGGTCGCCATCCTTATAGATCGCGGGCTCACTGCTGGCTCCATGCATACATCCACCTCTGGTTCGTTGCATCACATAGCTATGCTGTTTTTTGGCGGACACGATGATCGGGAAGCATTGGGGCTCAGTAAACGTCTAGGGATGCATCATCGCATTAGCCTCACCGTGATCAGGTTCCTACACAAGTCGGTGCCAACGGAACATGTAGGGATCGATGTAGATCACAAGGAGGAGGACGTCTTGATGGCCATACCAAGTCACGAGTCAGAAGCCGATGCAGACAACACAGCCTTGACTGACTTCTTCAATAG GTTCGTAACATCAGGTCAAGCAGGATATGTAATGAAGCACGTGGAGAACGGGGAGGAGACGGCATCGGCTCTAAGGGACATGGCCGATATGTATACGATGTTTATAGTGGGGAAAGGAAGCAGATGCAACTCCACATTAACAACAGGTATAAGTGATTGGGAAGAATGCCCTGAGCTTGGCAGAGTAGGTGATTTTTTAGCTTCTCCAGACTTCGAACTTTGTGGTTCAGTATTAGTTGTACAACAACATAGATCAGCCAGTGCTGATGAAGATCAATAG